The segment GTAACATTTGAACACAATTGTGTGTGTTTTGGTTAATCACAAATTTTGTAGATAACACTTGTTTAATACTATACTAAGAGCTTTTCAACACTTTTAGCAGGATTGTGGACATTTGGTTAGTAGTTTTTTGGACTGGGTATATCAGAAAAGGATAAGTTTGTGGTGACAGTTGGTGCTAATAAGAAtttgcctgggcaatatagtgagatcttttctctacaaaaaatttaaaaattagccaagtgtggtggtgtgcacctgtagtcccagctactcgggaagctggcagaaggactgcttgagcctgggagacataggTTGCAGTgtactgagatcacgccaccacactccagcctgggtgacaaagtaagaccctgtcttaaaaaaaaaaaaaaaaaggaatttggaaAACTGGAAATAGTTCTTtacttttgaatttttctttagtagagtttatagcctatttttcttttctctaattaaAACCACCATACAAATTTCTGAAACAtgcatagcattaggagacaagAATGTAGTAAGACACACAGGTTCAGACTACACAATTATTCATGAAATGGCTTTTTTCCAATGGAAGTACAGCATTTGATGCATTATAACTTAAAGGtactacaaattaaaaattaaagtataaagtattttaagttaaaaatagacttagctgggtgcagtggctcacacctgtaatcctagcatcttgggaggcccaggcaggagggttgcttgaagtCAGAATTTTGCGACAGTCTGgataacataatgagacctctcCTCTatgaaaaaacttttttaaaaatttagctgggtgtggtggtacgtgcctgtagtcctagctacttaggaggctgaggtgggaggattgcttgagcccaggagttgaggttGTAgggagctatgatcttgccactgcactccagctgacagtgtgagacactgtctctaaagaaaaacaatagaaaattaaaaaaatcaaaaaacgggtaacatggtaaattttatgtagtATATTttaccactttatttttatttttttgagacggagtctcgctctgtcgcccaggctggagtgcgatggcgcgatctcggctcactgcaagctccgcctcccgggttcacgccattctcctgcctcagcctctccgagtagctgggactacaggcacccgccaccacgcccggctaatttttttgtatttttagcagagacggggtttcaccgtggtctcgatctcctgacctcgtgatccgcccgcctcggcctcccaaggtgctgggattacaagcgtgagccaccgcgcctggcccacattttttttttaaggcctgTCTTACCCTGAATTCCTCAGAGCAGTTCTGTATGGTAGGCCATCAGTGAATCACTCCAGAtaggaaattttctatttttgtttagaGTTTGTATACAAAATCTACAAATACATTACTCTAAAACAGCACCTATAGCCATTTTAATTTAGTCATGTTGGGAGAAAAACAGATGGGTTACAAATACATCAGATATCGAGCAAATGGTTTGAGTTACGTCTAGCAGCACTAAAACTTATTCACCTTTGGCCAAACACAaatgcaaaattagaaaaaaattataattatctgctatttttaaaagacagctaTAGTCAAGAGCTTGTGTTTTGTATCGGTATTTGATTTTCAGTGGGCAGATGGGAGAAGGAAAGGTTATTTATTCCATAGAAGAGACTGCGGACAATTAGTATTCaaagtttattttcagaaaataataaaagcccaGGGTATTTTAACTGCTTCTAATATAACATGTGATATTTAGTAGAGTTTATCTGTTATAATGTGgtagtaaagttgaaaaaaaattgcaattttccaaaaactaaagcaaaaatcAGTGTCTCAGAAAATTTAAGAATGTAATGACATGCCCTGTAGTCCATTTCTTCACTcttaacagaaaaccaaaaatttaGATTTAATCATCTTACTCAATAGCTTAAAATTCCTCAGTTTTCCCACCATCTAAAGGAAAAAGCTAATTGTTTGCTTAATATAATGTACAAGGCCCTCCACGAGCCAGCCACCAGctttcttcccaacttgatttCCTATCAGCTCGTACTCATCTTATGCTGTAGCCCAACTTTTCCCAAAATCTGTTCCAGGGATACCAGTTCAAGACTCATCACAGAAAAGGGGTCCATAGTCAAATACATTTTTACACATTTGGCAAATTACTGCGGAACACCTCTCTTAGAAACCTAGACTATtaagggctggatgcagtggctcacacttataatcgcaacactttgagaagctgaggtgagaaTTCAAGTTtaccttgggcaacatggcgagaccccatctccaaaaaaagaattaaactatTATGTACATTATGAAAGGCAGCATTCCCCAAGAAGTATTTGATCACAGAATCATTTTCATGTAATGCGTACTATTTTGTCTGagaacatctttcaaaaaatCTTTTCCTAAGcccggcgccgtggctcacgcctgtaatcccagcactttgggaggccgaggctggtggatcacgaggtcaggagttcaaaaccagcctggccaagatggtgaaaccccatctctactaaaaacacataaattagccaggcatggtggtgggcgcctgtaaccccagctactcgggaggctgaggcaggagaatcgcttgaactcgaggtggaggttgcagtgaggcaagagatagcaccattgcactccagcctgggtgacaagagcaagactccgtctgaaaaaaaaaaaaaaaaaaaaaaagcttctccaGCCATACTAAATGATTGCAACGCTTAGTGCTGGCCATTCCGTTTCAGAGTTCTGTGCCTTTGCAAGTGTTCCTTCTGGTAGTATGGTTCCTTTAGTCAGGTTGGTGAGAGCCtttcaaataaaagcaaattccaggccgggcgtggtggctcagagaggagggtggatcgcttgaggccaggagttcgagatcggcTTGGCCAACGTggaaaacctggtctctactacaattacaaaaattagccaggcgtggtggcacacgcctataatcccagctacctcgggaggctaaggcacgagaattgcttgaacccaggaggtagaggttgcaaatAAGCagagattgccactgcactccagtctgagcgacagaATGAgggcctgtctcaaaaataagacaacaattgCACATCTTTCTTTTCACCTAATCCCACGGAGAGTTACGTCTTTCTGCAGCTTTACTAGGAGAACTGAAGAACAAGTTCTGtgcactggacaataactttttatgttttatagtaAGAAGTCGATGTAATTAACATTCCATTTTAAATGAATTCAAGTATATCAACATAAACATATGCCAAGACATAGCTTTGATGTCAAATACCACACGTTTTGGTTCACACATTGTTCATATATTGGCCTAAAAAACTGAAATAGGATCCAATGGCAGATCTGCCTGCAAGGAAGGTGATTCAGTTTTCACTGATTAAGCTTTATGTTCATCAGATTAATTGCTCGCAATAGAGAACACCCTACAAAAATTATTCTCCTTATCCTTCGTCTTGTCAGACACAAAATGCCCCAGAAGTATTTCCAAACAGTTACCTTTCCTAAGAGAAGCTGCTGAAAGAATTTGTGTTACTAAACATGCTTCGTGTATATTCTGGAGCAAGCTCTCATGCCTAAGAGAAACAAGAGCTACTTGATGTGAAACACTTTGTCACTTAAGTGTGATAATTGCCACAACTTCGGAGTCCGAGTAACTTGGAAGACAGCCCCTCTGGGGGATGGCACACTTTTTTCTCTGCAGTCATTTCGGCTTCACAGAATACCTCAACGGTAGAGAACACACTGGGCCCACCCCTTTCCAGGAGCAGCCGGTATAGAAGAAATCCGCAGAGAGCACAGAGGGTTGGGGAGCGGAGGCCCCACCAGGAGAAGGGTCAGCCGAACCAGGGATCGCCTGAGACCAACTTGGGTCCCTCCAGGGGACACCATGGGAGGAGACCGTGGGAGGAGAGTCTAACCTGAGAGGCCGCGGACGTTTGCTACAGCGGGAACCAGCTTGGGGGCTGAGAGCAGCCAAGGCATGACGGCCTAACTCACGCGTCAGGAAGCGAAAGAGGGTAACGACGGGGAAAACAACCGCCTGCAGCGCCGCGTCGCCAGGAAACCGGGGCAGCCGCACCTCCCCTTCCGGCGGACGCGGCTCGCGGGCCTTCCTTATGCGGCGGCGCAGAGTGTGACGTCATGCCCCGAGCTGGGATCGCCCCTCCGGCTCCAcgcccttttttttttaggtcCCTGGCGTTGAGCTCTAGTTAGTGCACGCAGCCACACAATATGCTCTTGGACGTTGCTCCCTGGAGGGCATGTTATCTCCCGCCTCCTTGAAGGCGCCTGTTTCTGGGGTTGCCCCATCCAGGGAGCTGGTTCCTAGTTAAGAATATTGAGAATGTATGCGCAGGGAGGCAGGCAAAAGCACGAACAGCCACGCTTCTAGAAGATTCTAGGGAGCGCGCAGGAGCAGCGCAGAGGGAGTAGAAATGAGCAGGCGGAGGACCCGGGGTCACGAGACCGTTGGGTGGGAGGAGCCAGCGGCCGGGGAGGTTCTAGTCTGTTCTGTCTCGCGGCAGCCGCCCCCTTCTGCGCGGTCACGCCGAGCCAGCGCCTGGGCCTGGAACCGGGCCGTAGCCCCCCAGTTTCGCCCACCACCTCCCTACCATGGACCCCCGCAAAGTGAACGAGCTTCGGGCCTTTGTGAAAATGTGTAAGCAGGATCCGAGCGTTCTGCACACCGAGGAAATGCGCTTCCTGAGGGAGTGGGTGGAGAGGTGAGACCCAGGCCTGAGGACCGTTGGGGGCGGGGGGAAGCACGGCCCCAGAGGGAGCCGGTCCGGACCTGGCTCGGGCCGGCGGGCGAGGCAGGGTCGCTGCCCCTTCTTTGCCCGGGAAAGGGAGGCAACTTCGAGGGGTCATGGAAGATCGCGAGCCTTGGGTAGTACAGGAGCCGCCGggagcaggaggcagagctgggttcCTCGCACCCTGAGGTTGCCCGGGGTTGTATCTTGGGCGAAATACAAAAACAGGACTGCGGATACGTGGACACTGGAGACGCGAGGAGTGAAAACTGCAAGACTTAGCTTTTGCgtggggttgtttttctttaagtCTTGTGTGCCCTGCTCAGGTCTCACTGGTACATAGCAGCTCCTTTACTCACTATCCCTTTACATCGTGTTATAATAATATAACACTAGTAAGTTAAAAGTTACAAAACTAGTAAGTTAGAATAAAAATGGTAACTGTAAAAATGATTGTTTTTACCTTACAGCGCTTGTAACTGCGTAGGATTAATTATCTTGAGAATCGCTTATTATACCTCCGTTACTTGGCAGTGTTATCACTCCAAACACGTCTGAGAAATGTTTCCAGGATATATTCTTGTTGTCTTTAACTGTAGAGTACTTCGCTACGTGCAAGGAGTTAATTGACAAGGCATTGTGCCTTGTGCTAGGAAACAGTATAAGTACTGTCTATTTAGACGAATAAATAGAAAAGTTCGTTTTGATATTTACTATATAATAGTAATTAGCATTTTATGTATTGAAGGAGCACCGAAGAGAAAAAGTGAGAGGGAAGTCTTCCCTaagatgacttttaaaaaaattattactaatGGGTAACtgaaaagatgacatacaaattgCACTAAACAGGAATAAATAGCAACTATGCAGACCATTGCGACTCCTAAGAGGTGCTACTGTGAACGCTGtttagtgatttttgttttttagagacagggtttggctgtgttgtccaggccACATACAGTGGCGGGATCACTGctgcctccaattcctgggcacaaacgatcctcctgcctcagtttcccaggtgGCTGGCAGTGCGGGATcgagccaccatacttggctattttaattttttgtagagatgggggtcacattaagttgcccaggcttgtcttgaactcctggcctcaagggactCCCCCGCCTCCGAAAGTGGTGgtattgcaggcgtgagccacttcacccagcctgATATTTTTATATGGGAAGATGAGCTCATGATTACCAAATAGCTCAGAGAATATTTCTTAAGCTGGTTCTAAGGAAAAAACTCGTTACAATCTGTCAACGTtgtgtattgtattttttttcttctaagaagtttttcaatttttagctcTCCACCAATTGTCTAACTGCTGGAAGACTGACTTATATGTGAAATTCTGAGACCATTTAATACTACCATGTTAATAGTAACTTTATGAATATTGGTAAGAAGTCTATTTTGCAAACTCCTCAACCGGGAAATGTCAGGATTAGGAATTGAGGGCTAGATTTTAGTCGTTTTCTCTATTGAACAGCTTGATGATCCAAAAGCCTTTCTTAAGATATTTGTATGCTTTTATCCTAATTATAGAAGAACCTGCAGTTAATAAATTCTTCCTAAAATTCCAGGTGAAGTAGACAAGTATCACAGGAAGAAAATAGCCGGCTCCAAGAGCTGGCTCCACTTTACATTAAGTGGATACACTGTTTTTGTTCCATTCTTACTAGTGAGGAAGAGGAGACACAGAAGAACAAATTAAAAGCATGTGTAAGAACAGTGTCCTCCTGACTTCTGCTGGAGTGATTGTGCCTATATAGAGAATTCCACTTTAAGATTTGCAAAATATTTGTCAGGCACTACtatgtcccaaaaaaaaaaaacaaaaaaacaacaagtCGTCATATACCTTATTTTAACATAGATAAttccaatttttctttctgattccaCTTACATTCTTGTGGCATCCTGAGTTGGCTAAAGTATGGGGTG is part of the Symphalangus syndactylus isolate Jambi chromosome 18, NHGRI_mSymSyn1-v2.1_pri, whole genome shotgun sequence genome and harbors:
- the XPNPEP3 gene encoding xaa-Pro aminopeptidase 3 isoform X5; this encodes MPWLLSAPKLVPAVANVRGLSGSYFVTQAGVWWRDLSTLQPMSPRLKQSFCQLPE